Part of the Xenopus laevis strain J_2021 chromosome 2S, Xenopus_laevis_v10.1, whole genome shotgun sequence genome is shown below.
GCAACATCTTAAATCGCGTGCAGTTTCAAATTATaaaattgcatacctcccaactgtcctgtttttcgcgggacagtcccagtTTTGGCAGCTCagccgcagtcccggattgttactgaaatgtctggactttctctttgatctcctgcactgaacagccagaaaaagatagaaagtttctaaaacttaattggattttgacaagagagcccagaatatgtagcaggtacttttgtaacaatttaagataagcaaagaaacaatcgtaacaatttaagataagcaggtctcttggtgaaactgcttaaagggcacctgtcaccctaagaaataatttcaaatccaggggcgtaactatagaggaagcagaccctgcggctgcaggggggcccaggaggtataggggccccacgaggccctaattcatatacaatttcaataaatattggagaaacaagtcaacctctaaacattttgggggcctgaaaaataatttgctgtggggcccagtaatatctggtTACGCCACTGTTCAAATCCTagtttatgatgttagtcaaagtaaaataaactttacttacatatataaattatttaaatcttgttcccTGCAGTCtgagaattcacaatcacagcaagcaggaaaccgccattttgtaaacactgttattaaggcaatctTTTaattatctcaaaatcttgtttatgaaccagaatgaggcacctgatgcccatgcccccACACTGGTTACAAATTTAGATGGCAAGGAAGATGGGGGAAGCGAGGAGGGCAATGACAtcaagtgcagaatggaaagtgaaagtaactgcctgctccgcctctatgcctatggcatagaggtggggcaagcaataaatgattgacagctgagatttttaaatgcgtttataatagatatggatgttttaataaaaaaacgtaTTTGGTTTTTGTGTTCAGTTTGAAAGGGACttcttttatacagctttttatgtctgggtgacaggtcccctttaaaggggttgttcacctttgagttaacttttattatgatgcagatagtgatattctgagactatttgcaactggttttccttttttattatttgtggcttttgatttatttttattttttttcagcagctctccagtttgcaatttcagcaatctagttgctagggtgcaaattaccctagcaaccatgtattgatttgaataagagactggaatacgaagaggagaggcctgaatagaaagatgagtcattaaaaagtaaaaataaagacacatttgtagccttacagagcttttgtttttaaatggggtaagtgacccctgtttgaaacctggaaagtgtcagaagaaaaagataaataactaaaaaaaaaaaaagccataacaaataaataatgaagaacaattgaaaatttgtttagaattggccattctataaggtTAGGACTATATGGATGTTTTCAGCGCGATCCGACatactgcgacaaaacgcctgcgacaagtcgGAGAGTCAgagagaaatgtcggatgaagttgcagcgttgatcccagcgtctgcatccaacagtcgtgtcggatcaacgatgcaactTTATCTAACATTTCTATCTATTTCCCTTATTACAGTTGCATGCGACtcgtcgcaggcgttttgtcgcagcgcgttggatcgcgccgaaaacgtccatgttgTCCTACCCTTACAtacttatatgtatatgtaaaccATAGTTTGAGTCTTATCTATAAGACAACACCATTGTTCCAAATGTGAACAGAAtataaatcataatttgcatattcaaattaggggtgggaaggagaaaacattttttactttcttgttttgtgacaaaaagtcacgcaatgtctctccccgcccctattttgcatttgcaaattaggattcagatttggtttggccggacagaaggattcggctgaatccgaaacctgctgaaaaaggcagaatccaaaaccgaatccagtgcatccctacataaaatGCATCATGCCCCTGTATTTAGCACATGCGTCAATGAGCGGTAAGTACGGGGTTGGTTTTTGCGCTTAATTGGTGCAGTTAAAGGCTATGTGAGTGCTCACCTGCCTCTGATAAAGCAGGGGGATTTTTATGTGGGAACAAACTTCTAGAGATGATAAAATGCACGTCACATGGCTCAGTAGGCTCTTTTCCATCTCTTGGAACTAGTGTTGCCTCTACAgcctctaataaagacatatatgacctatatgtaccagccctaagcgtaagagtactagcgaggtttctctaggcagaaacgaatagttaaatagttaaattgggttgaaaaaagacaaagtccatcaagttcaacccctccaaatgaaaacccagccccatacacacacccctccctactttcacataaattctatatacccatatctatactaactatagagtttagtatcacaatagcctttgatattatgtctgtccaagaaatcatccaagtccctcttatagtcattaactgaatcagcatcacaacatcacccggcagtgcattccccaacctcactgtcctgactgtgatgaaccccctactctgttcctttaaatgaaacttcttttcctctagtctgaaggggaggcctctggtacggtgatccactgtTAGTGTTAATGTTAGTGAAAGTTCATTATAAAATGCTCACGCATTgatagcgaaactttgccagtgttcagatgccgagacgcaacttcagattttagtgactTAGCATAGGGGTAGCGAATTAACggctggtgaagtgtggcgaagccttcacaGGTGAAAATTGGACCTTTAGTgaattgctgtttttccttttgttCAAGTTCAAAGAAACTGAGCTATTGGCACATTGGCAATTGACATTTTTAGTTTGTACAGATCCGCTATGAACCAACAAGAACATAGAATGGTCTGTTGGAATTGATGTCAGAGCTGACATGAGTAGAAGGCCGGGCACTATAGACAAAACTGGGCAAACTACCCAACCTAATTCGGGCaaatatggccagctttaaatatGCACTTGCAAGTTTTAATCCTAACTCACGTTTAGAGCATCGTCAAGGGCTGAACTTTTATGACCAACTATGACTGTGAACTTTTGAGGGCATGCACAACTCCGGGCCATTTGTAGAGTGCAAATCTTTCTCGGCACACTCAAAATGTATTGTGTCAGCTCTTACATCATGCAGATTTTAATAACTGTGCACAAAATACTTTTGTTGCTTGTGCAGTTCCCCAAAAAATTAGAAGGAACATCGCTTGGTGCAGTTTATTGACTGTTCCACTGTGTAGGTTTGGCGTGCAAGATGAGGCATTGGCAGATTGATGAGACTGCCTGCTGggatgaacacacacacacaaccagaTTGCCAAGCAGAATGGTCAGAACTGGCCAGACTGCCAATCTGAAGCTGTGTAATTATGGCTTCCATGAAGGCTTAAgccaaatattaaaggggaactatcgcgaaaatgaaaatttaatattagcttcagcacattgaattaagaaactttctaaataaagccaattaaaaattctgtaccgtttctgaaataatcaagtttatcttcaatatccctctctaagcacctgtttcttctcattctgtcttcatttaggagttgggtgtcagatgaatgatccaatatatcttatagggggctccttttgcctagaagatgtataagagctcactcttttaaaatcaccagacatcatgtctctctacatgcagaatttgtgcaaaaggaacAAATCAGTTATtcgagtgagctcttatacatcttccccccctcccccacctataagatatattggatcattcatctgacacccaactgccgcatgaagacagaatgaagagaaacagatgctgagagaggaatagtgaagataaacttaattatttcagaaatgatgcagaatatttaattgattgtatttagaaagttccttatttcaatatgaggaagcttatattaaattttcattttcacaatagttccccttttaaaaccCCAGGAGAATGCAGTTGAAAACCTAATAACTCTTTTGAGAGCGCTTAGTATGCAGCCCTGCAGCCAGGACACGATGCTACAGTACAGGCTGACCTTACAGAGAATGGAAAATGCAAATGCGCTAGTAATGCTTTGTTGTAGAGACACCATATTATGTCCTTTTCTTTTATCTCGGATTTTTTGTTAGGGAATATAAAGGAAACCCCACATGTTGCACACAGGTTTTTCTTGTACGCACAGCCCTGCAAGCacagcacattttatttttagctccACTGTAAACAGGGACATGCTGGTTGGTACCTGCGATCTGTCCAGATCTAGCGCAACCATCGGGCTGAATTTCTAGAATTTCATATAAAAGCCGGTGCCTGGTAATGGTATATTATTATTTCGTATGGCTTGTTGGGTTACACTGAGGGCTGTGCTGGGTGTTATTCTTCTGCAGCAATGGAGGGTGGGTATATTTTGTCCTTCCCTGAGTATATACTGGATGGGCTGACCATTTTTTCAGGGCTTGGACAAATCTCCATCTGTGTTGATTTAGATTTAGTACCCTCTCACCCCAAAGGCTGGTGGAGAATGTGAGGAACTGTTTTACAGCAGGGGCACTGTTTTCTGAGctctcatttaaagggatactgtcatgggaaaacatgttttttccaaaatgcttcagttaatagtgctgctccagcagaattctacactgaaatccatttttcaaaagagcaaaaaagagattttttttatatttaatttttaaatctgacatgcagcctagacatattgtcagtttcccagctgcccccagtcatgtgacttgtgctctgataaacttcaatcactcagaaagtagttccatcctaaagtgcttgcccaagtcacatgactgggggcagctgggaaactgacaatatgtctagccccatgtcagatttcaaaattaaatataaaaaaaatctgtttgctctctctctctctcccgctTCTCTCTTTCAGGATTTTCCACCATTATCATTGCTATCTCCTGTCTCTTTGCTCACCTTGTGACCTCCCTACTTCTTCCTCATTTGTTCTCTTTGCTTTTAATTTTCAGGCTGCCATTCAATCTCCTGTGttttttctcttctccttttacatttatctttattcttCCTCCTTAGCCCTGAGCTTATCATCTCCCTCATGAAATCTTTTTCTGGACAGTTTTCTTCTACCCTTCCACCCGCAATTCATCTACATTGAAGCCTTTATAGTGTCTTCTTCTACAGTCTCTCATGCCTTGGCTCTCACACTGCTTGCATCCCGCATTCTTTTCAGTTGCTCTTCTCATTAGCACTTGCCATTTGTTCAGAAAGCATGCATGTGGCCTCTCTGTGTTTTCCCTGAATCCTCATCTTATCTTACTTTTTGTGTTAAGAAAACGTTTGAGAAGGAAGCTTGGCTGAGTCTGTGTCCTCCTATCGTGAACAATTCTGTTTTgatacagcatttttatttttgtactttctGGGAAAGGGAAAATCATTGTGTGTGTGATTATCCAAGAAGAAATGTAATTGCGTGTTAAACTGGTCATTTAATTCCCAATGTAGCCTGAAATTTCTGACATTAGATCATTGGGCAACACAGTGGGTGGCACATATACCTCACTGATGTCCCAAGTTTGATTCCAGCTTGGTTTGATTCTGTTGTCTTGTATAAATCAACTCCACCCTCTACGTATCAGCATCAGTATGAACATGATATATCTAATGTTATAGAAACCTTGCAACACTATGACTGATTGCTTTTTGGCAAGGACTCCAAAATGAATGTTCTGGCTTTTGGAAGGAAAAAAGGGCTGCCGAGGGGCAGCTGAAGTGTTAGAACGTGAATCAGACCCAAAAGTATTTAATCAGTTGCAGCTTTTTCTTCCGACTGTTGGCAGTTTTATAGGACAGCATAGGCTGATGTTGGTGGACAATTTACATGGTAGTGTCTAgtgatgcacctaatccactattttggataaggccaaacccccgaatccgaatcctgggaaagggaaaacattttttacttccttgttttgtgacaaaaagtcaccgatttccttccctgcccctaatttgcatgtgcaaattagaattcggttcggccgggaagaaggattcggctgaatctgaatcctgctgaagaaggccgaatcctggtttcggtggaTCCTTAGTAGTGTCACATAATACTTTATTTGCCTTTCAAATAGCACCTCTGTCtcactaatttaatttttatttccagtGTGTGTTGTGAAAAGTACCTAATTTATACAGGGAAGGCTGTGGGTCTTTTACATAACAGTATCATGCCTAATTATCCTTCCTCTCTGTAGGTACGCAAGCCTCTACTTCTGCTGTGCGGTTGAAGATCAGGACAATGAGCTGATTACACTGGAAATAATCCATCGTTACGTGGAGCTTTTGGACAAGTATTTTGGCAGTGTGAGTCAAATTGCGTTCATTCAGTTCAATGCTGCATGGCAACTAGGACTTTCTCATTATAACCtcaaaagacactaaggggcagatttatcaaaggccgaggtgaattttcaaatttaaaaaattcgaatttcgagttatttatGTTACTAGGAACATAAACTAGGAATTTCAAAGTGtattatgtactgtccctttaagaattcaaattagactattcgccatgtaaaacctgGTGTTTTAGCCTACTGGGGACCTCCtaaaatcaatttggagtcatttggtggacttttgagaaaaaaaaattttttttttttttttggtgtaaaaagcctcaaatcgaattcgaatatgattcgaatttgcagttcaatcctattcacccgttttttaaaaaaattatttgtagttATAAATTTCGGTGGGTTTTTGTTCGacttgatgggagtttttagaaactcccataaactcgaaattcgacccttgataaatctgcccctaaatcacaTTATTTGGAGTGTTAAGCTCAGATATTAATACTACGGTATGTCAGCTTTGTGTGTTTTTGAACTTAGTTTGTTTCCCAGAGCTCTGGGAACTGCTTCAGCTTACTTAATGGGTAGAAGGAAGGCAgaaggcagggttgccaggttggagggttgccagccaaattgggcttctaatttaaagcccaggcgggttttgaaagtacaaacaagccaaggtacggatttgggctacttttttgggcctttggaaccagccaaagttttttcttgccttaatgtgccaagcctgcgtcttcccaatgcatgttgggtaaagtagtttttgtttaacaatttgccatctgccaagtttaatgtaagactacaatacccagcatgcaatgggactgacttgtgtagaagtcgggagatACCATATTTTTGGACTCTGTACCCCAGTATTCTAACATTTTCAGATgaatttcctcaatttcagacaattttggggcaaaaatctgctggccaccaaaatgtctagaggctgagctgttttaccaatatttattgaaattgtatatgtattacgggggcccctatacctcctggggctcCCTCTGTAGTTAGGCCCCTGGTGAAGggacaaatctgtcccattttgattcaagggaaaatttgtgaaacagtgaaaatttgaaaaaagtgtaattagacttttttttttcactgcacatattgtgctatttttaagCTACTTTAGCtagttttgggctttttttttttagctgacttttggctggttttgaaaattagacatGGCAACCCTGGCAGAAGGAAGGAAAAGATAtcaaaaactcttaaaaaaaataaaagtagaccaattgaaaagtcgctaaGAATAAcaacacaaatatacaaaatgttcctggggatgcaaaataagggctgtgattggctatttggtagttcctatgtggactggcagcctacaggaggctcattttggcagtacacttggtttttatgcaactaaaattgcctccaagccagaaattcaaaaagaagcacatgCTTTAAGGCCACAAGGGGTTGGTTGGGGCTCACTGTTCTATAAcattcttaaagttaacttaaaagtgaacaaaagccttaaaggggaaaaGGTAATTGGAAACAAACAAttgaggaaccggcacacagaaATGATTGCAAAAGGGAATTGGCCCCTACGTGTTTAATGTCAGGTGACAATGATCATGTTAACAGATTAAAATGAAGAGGGTTTTCTTCCTACTCTAATTTGTGCTAATGAAAAGATTCACATAACCGTGTGTTATTATGCACTCTTGTCTCATTAAAATCTCAGTGTAATTAAAGTACACTTCCTATTGGTCTTGACTCTCAGGTGTGTGAACTCGATATCatctttaattttgaaaaagCCTATTTTATTCTGGATGAATTTTTGCTGGGAGGAGAAGTTCAGGAGACATCCAAGAAAAACGTGCTCAAAGCCATCGAACAGGCGGATCTTCTGCAGGAGGTAAGGCCTGAAAGAGAGCTGAGGAGCAGCGTGTAGTGCCCCtacagaacgcattttaggacatcaggAAAACACGCTCCTGCTTGTGCTCTCGtaaagaagaagtatgcagactcgtctCTTATTCTATTCACTTATGACttgtcctcagccctccctcctgagccctcattacaaaagccctctgtccccagccctccctcctcagctcgcAGCCCTCCCTCCTCCTGGGATCTCATCCCAtcctcctcagctctcagccctccctcatcatcagctctcagccctccctcatcagctctcagccctccctcatcagctctcagccctccctcatcagctctcagccctccctcctcagctctcagtaCTCCCTCCACAACCCTCAGCCCTTCTCCTCAGCTCTccccaggactgccatcagaaatcgcagggccccatacgacaaaatttcctgggcctccTGGGCTGCACctaccgcaagccccacctacaggtccgccccccaccacacagtaaaaaaacaaaaaaaatattggtggctagggttcccacatgttaataaaaataaaaagatattggtggtcaaggccccccataaaaaaacatttgtggccagggcccctccattaaaaaatattggtggctaggaccccacatgagaaaaaaaaaattggtggccaaaattggtggccagggcccaccccccacattatgagaaaattggtagccagggccccttaaacgtccatgccttcctgaagtcagcagctctcagaaagatggggggcctggctaatcaagtaagtgtggtcgggccccccttacccttggggccccctacaactctccccccccccttgatggctgccctggctctCCGTCCTAagccctcagccctccctcctcagctctcagccctccctcctcggctCTCAGCCTGGCTTGCGAGCTGAGGTCTGAGCACGGAGGGCTGAGGGGAGGGGATGAGGACCAAGGAGGGAGGGCTGACGAATGAGCCATGAGGGGGGAggttgcaacagcaaatgtgggcagcatggagatgtgactgcagtttcttcggctaagtgagtagaataa
Proteins encoded:
- the ap1s2.S gene encoding adaptor related protein complex 1 subunit sigma 2 S homeolog isoform X3 — its product is MPLGRQMQFMLLFSRQGKLRLQKWYVPLSDKEKKKITRELVQTVLARKPKMCSFLEWRDLKIVYKRYASLYFCCAVEDQDNELITLEIIHRYVELLDKYFGSVCELDIIFNFEKAYFILDEFLLGGEVQETSKKNVLKAIEQADLLQEAQSEDWGGYSDVIL
- the ap1s2.S gene encoding adaptor related protein complex 1 subunit sigma 2 S homeolog isoform X6, translating into MQFMLLFSRQGKLRLQKWYVPLSDKEKKKITRELVQTVLARKPKMCSFLEWRDLKIVYKRYASLYFCCAVEDQDNELITLEIIHRYVELLDKYFGSVCELDIIFNFEKAYFILDEFLLGGEVQETSKKNVLKAIEQADLLQEETETPRSVLEEIGLT
- the ap1s2.S gene encoding adaptor related protein complex 1 subunit sigma 2 S homeolog isoform X2, which produces MPLGRQMQFMLLFSRQGKLRLQKWYVPLSDKEKKKITRELVQTVLARKPKMCSFLEWRDLKIVYKRYASLYFCCAVEDQDNELITLEIIHRYVELLDKYFGSVCELDIIFNFEKAYFILDEFLLGGEVQETSKKNVLKAIEQADLLQEETETPRSVLEEIGLT
- the ap1s2.S gene encoding adaptor related protein complex 1 subunit sigma 2 S homeolog isoform X7 — translated: MPLGRQMQFMLLFSRQGKLRLQKWYVPLSDKEKKKITRELVQTVLARKPKMCSFLEWRDLKIVYKRYASLYFCCAVEDQDNELITLEIIHRYVELLDKYFGSVCELDIIFNFEKAYFILDEFLLGGEVQETSKKNVLKAIEQADLLQENFRGIELD
- the ap1s2.S gene encoding adaptor related protein complex 1 subunit sigma 2 S homeolog isoform X4, which codes for MQFMLLFSRQGKLRLQKWYVPLSDKEKKKITRELVQTVLARKPKMCSFLEWRDLKIVYKRYASLYFCCAVEDQDNELITLEIIHRYVELLDKYFGSVCELDIIFNFEKAYFILDEFLLGGEVQETSKKNVLKAIEQADLLQEDAKETETPRSVLEEIGLT
- the ap1s2.S gene encoding adaptor related protein complex 1 subunit sigma 2 S homeolog isoform X5; translation: MPLGRQMQFMLLFSRQGKLRLQKWYVPLSDKEKKKITRELVQTVLARKPKMCSFLEWRDLKIVYKRYASLYFCCAVEDQDNELITLEIIHRYVELLDKYFGSVCELDIIFNFEKAYFILDEFLLGGEVQETSKKNVLKAIEQADLLQEPRHEFFNVPVY